A window of the Schlesneria paludicola DSM 18645 genome harbors these coding sequences:
- a CDS encoding O-antigen ligase family protein produces MRDKSIANLCYFLFTLTTATLFLRPAELFIWLADWPIYESLILSTLFLSLQSIQGHFSWFYLQRQPITLCVTAVLPAIIVSHLQHVYIGGAIEGATLFVKTLIYYGLLVTVVNSPSRLRGFMLVVAMCATTMVMLCVIDFFEIVDFEFIQHLDDNDSVTDEGEVVTVLRMRGTGIFQDPNDLAAAVMLAGTLCAYFLTDKSFGSLRFGWLIPLSILFTGLICTKSRGGLLACGVAGLMYIICRYGGKVATVAAVAGACALPFVASRQTEVDLEEGTGQERIQLWRDGFDALKSPDILFGIGQGGYPDVAGLVAHNSFIHAYVELGIVGGTFFFGGFFFAAMQLYRMVRIPEEIENPELLRMRPFIVALLAGWATALCSLSRCYVVPTYLVLGTCASYLNLVWIYTDAGEPLVIWNRGHLFRLVVASGCMFTGLYVFTAILAR; encoded by the coding sequence ATGCGCGATAAGTCGATCGCCAATTTGTGCTATTTTTTATTCACGCTGACGACGGCCACGTTGTTTTTGCGCCCGGCCGAACTGTTTATCTGGTTGGCCGACTGGCCGATCTACGAATCACTGATTTTGTCGACGCTGTTCCTCAGCCTTCAATCGATTCAAGGACACTTCAGTTGGTTTTATCTGCAACGGCAGCCGATCACGCTATGCGTTACGGCGGTGTTGCCTGCGATCATCGTTTCTCACCTGCAACACGTCTACATCGGTGGTGCGATCGAAGGGGCGACGCTGTTCGTTAAAACACTGATCTACTACGGACTTCTCGTGACGGTCGTCAATTCACCGTCGCGTCTGCGCGGATTCATGCTGGTGGTGGCGATGTGTGCCACGACCATGGTCATGTTGTGTGTCATAGACTTTTTTGAGATTGTCGACTTCGAATTTATTCAGCATCTCGATGACAACGACAGCGTGACGGACGAAGGCGAAGTCGTCACCGTCCTTCGGATGCGCGGCACGGGTATCTTTCAGGATCCCAACGATCTGGCTGCGGCCGTCATGCTCGCCGGAACCCTTTGTGCGTATTTTCTGACCGACAAATCTTTCGGCAGTTTGCGTTTCGGCTGGCTCATTCCACTTTCGATCTTGTTCACCGGCCTGATCTGCACCAAATCTCGAGGCGGATTACTTGCCTGTGGTGTTGCAGGATTGATGTACATCATTTGCCGCTACGGGGGAAAGGTGGCGACCGTCGCAGCCGTGGCGGGAGCTTGTGCCTTGCCGTTCGTCGCGAGCCGCCAAACCGAGGTCGACCTTGAAGAAGGAACCGGACAAGAACGAATTCAACTTTGGCGCGACGGATTCGATGCCCTGAAATCTCCCGACATTCTGTTTGGGATTGGACAGGGTGGCTACCCGGATGTTGCGGGACTGGTCGCCCATAACTCATTCATTCACGCGTACGTTGAACTCGGGATTGTCGGAGGCACTTTCTTTTTTGGTGGATTTTTCTTTGCGGCCATGCAGCTTTACCGGATGGTTCGGATTCCTGAAGAAATCGAGAATCCTGAGTTGTTGCGCATGCGACCGTTCATCGTGGCCCTGCTCGCAGGCTGGGCCACCGCACTCTGTTCGCTCTCGCGCTGCTACGTCGTGCCGACCTACCTGGTTCTCGGCACCTGTGCGTCTTATCTCAATCTGGTTTGGATTTACACCGATGCGGGCGAACCGCTCGTCATTTGGAACCGTGGACATCTGTTTCGCCTCGTTGTCGCGAGCGGATGCATGTTCACCGGTCTCTACGTTTTCACCGCGATTTTGGCTCGATAG
- a CDS encoding GNAT family N-acetyltransferase, with product MSSSSNSFVSETTIQQPTAEPVPPLRLEILPATSRTAAMEIWQKVECDLRSTRMMVSSVWTETWLSHFGQLIPHQFAVAYRGEVACGIGLITQGIGQRNGPIRTQTYHLGTAGEPEMDSACVEYNALLVQPTDRLEFQRAIWTWAGQQYDWEEFRLDGFHEDDVRDWITADPRWTVVIKPARYFDVKTARENNVDPLTLLGPQTRSAIRRSLRRAGSNQCEWAETAADAERIFAELTELHQARWNSDGKPGCYSSRIFHDFHLDLLHRLVPLGLMGLFRVRSDEGTIGCNQVLIDQNRVCIYQSGRILPTDHRLSAGVVVDYMLIEESRRRGFDAVDFLAGDSPHKRRLSTHSTPLAWAVYRRPSLKHSLIDGLRTVKHAIRRTFRSPVKNIDPPKDV from the coding sequence TTGAGTTCATCGTCAAATAGCTTCGTGTCCGAGACCACGATTCAGCAGCCGACTGCCGAACCTGTGCCCCCGTTGCGCCTGGAGATCTTGCCGGCAACGTCGCGGACGGCTGCGATGGAAATCTGGCAAAAAGTCGAATGCGACCTGCGATCGACACGCATGATGGTCTCATCCGTTTGGACCGAGACATGGCTGAGCCATTTTGGACAGTTGATTCCGCATCAATTCGCCGTGGCCTATCGCGGAGAGGTCGCCTGCGGAATTGGGCTGATCACTCAAGGAATCGGCCAGCGAAATGGCCCAATTCGGACCCAAACGTACCATTTGGGGACCGCAGGCGAACCCGAAATGGATTCCGCGTGTGTGGAATACAACGCCCTGCTTGTCCAACCGACAGATCGACTCGAATTTCAACGGGCAATCTGGACCTGGGCCGGCCAGCAATACGACTGGGAAGAATTTCGGCTGGATGGGTTTCATGAAGACGATGTACGCGATTGGATCACCGCCGATCCGCGCTGGACGGTAGTCATCAAGCCGGCGCGGTATTTCGACGTGAAGACCGCGCGTGAGAACAACGTCGATCCGCTCACACTTCTCGGCCCGCAGACACGGTCCGCGATTCGCCGCAGCCTGCGCCGGGCTGGTTCGAATCAATGCGAATGGGCTGAAACCGCAGCGGACGCCGAACGCATTTTTGCCGAGCTGACCGAACTGCATCAGGCCCGCTGGAACTCGGATGGGAAACCCGGTTGTTATTCCAGTCGCATCTTCCACGATTTCCATCTCGACCTACTCCATCGGCTGGTCCCTCTTGGCTTGATGGGACTCTTTCGCGTCCGCAGCGATGAAGGCACAATTGGCTGCAATCAGGTTTTGATCGACCAGAACCGCGTCTGTATCTATCAGAGCGGGCGGATCCTACCGACCGATCATCGTCTGAGCGCGGGGGTTGTGGTCGACTACATGTTGATTGAAGAGAGTCGACGACGCGGATTTGATGCAGTCGATTTTCTCGCAGGCGATTCGCCGCACAAGCGACGGTTGTCGACGCATAGCACCCCGCTCGCCTGGGCTGTCTATCGTCGGCCTAGCCTGAAACACAGCCTGATTGATGGGCTAAGAACCGTTAAGCACGCCATCCGCAGAACATTTCGCTCACCCGTGAAGAATATTGACCCGCCAAAAGACGTCTGA
- a CDS encoding glycosyltransferase, giving the protein MVLAATPLKTQPAAENPSRPLRVCHVSLTLKTGGLERILADLARHHNRDACLPEFIAIREVGRFADEIRSAGGTVHLLNPAGRWGQIAQMRKLFRERQFDVVHTHNTYPHLYASIAARLAGVPVVVNTRHGQRAGHGWKSRTQFRWASHLVDRIIAVSDDAAGLCINADHVPAGKVRRIWNGIDLSDFAYRGPAQHMSAIAVARLSAEKDFPTLLRAVQEVVKRRPDFRLVIVGGGPERQRLDQITAELGIEQQVQFLGERTDVPLLLPQSGFFICSSLTEGISLTLLEAMAVGLPVVATAVGGNPEIVLPEKTGYLVPAQNPQALADAIEMMCRNQSQWTSMGQAGRARVSECFDVRRMAADYEQLYRELRWKPASQL; this is encoded by the coding sequence ATGGTCCTCGCCGCGACACCGCTGAAAACCCAACCCGCCGCCGAGAATCCGTCACGACCGTTGCGCGTCTGCCATGTCAGCTTGACGCTCAAAACGGGAGGACTCGAACGAATCCTGGCTGATCTGGCGCGACATCACAATCGGGACGCTTGCCTGCCGGAATTTATCGCCATTCGCGAAGTCGGACGATTCGCCGATGAGATTCGCAGTGCGGGCGGTACCGTCCATCTCTTGAATCCAGCGGGTCGGTGGGGGCAAATCGCTCAAATGCGGAAGCTCTTCCGTGAGCGACAGTTCGATGTTGTCCATACCCACAACACCTATCCCCACCTGTATGCCAGTATCGCCGCCAGACTCGCCGGAGTCCCTGTCGTCGTGAATACGCGTCATGGGCAGCGTGCAGGACACGGCTGGAAATCACGCACGCAGTTTCGGTGGGCCAGCCATCTGGTCGACCGGATCATCGCCGTCTCGGATGACGCCGCGGGGCTTTGCATCAATGCCGATCACGTCCCGGCCGGCAAAGTTCGGCGGATCTGGAATGGCATCGACCTGTCTGACTTTGCATATCGGGGCCCGGCACAGCACATGTCGGCCATCGCGGTCGCTCGGCTGTCGGCCGAGAAGGACTTCCCAACACTCCTCAGAGCCGTCCAGGAAGTTGTCAAACGGCGTCCCGATTTTCGGCTGGTCATTGTGGGAGGTGGCCCAGAACGACAACGACTCGATCAAATCACCGCCGAATTGGGGATCGAACAGCAGGTGCAGTTCCTGGGCGAACGAACGGATGTTCCCTTGTTGCTCCCACAATCCGGATTCTTTATTTGTTCGTCACTGACAGAAGGGATTTCACTGACGCTTCTCGAAGCGATGGCAGTTGGGCTGCCCGTCGTTGCCACGGCGGTCGGTGGAAATCCCGAAATCGTACTGCCCGAAAAAACGGGGTACCTGGTTCCGGCGCAGAACCCTCAGGCGCTGGCGGACGCCATCGAGATGATGTGTCGCAATCAATCGCAATGGACTTCGATGGGGCAGGCGGGTCGGGCACGTGTCAGTGAATGCTTCGACGTTCGCCGCATGGCCGCCGACTACGAACAGCTCTACCGAGAACTGCGTTGGAAGCCCGCGAGTCAATTGTAA
- a CDS encoding phenylacetate--CoA ligase family protein produces MYDKLYRHLLLPFFDGVVKRRQTMTHWRNAEQTQWLSRDELEKRQLEALRQLLAHADRTCAYYRDDWSARSMNVSSLQSLNDFQRWPLITRETIRQNRLAMRTTAAVKRMTKATGGSSGEPLQFDLDSGSNDRRTAMMWRGYNWAGGAPGTRQLYVWGTPVGNIPTWKRIKTDLHHRFDNHRVLSCFEFTPDKMRSHFERMNSYRADVIVAYTNPLYEFARYLQREGLTPVAPKSIIVGAEKLHPFQRELIEQIFRAPIFETYGSREFMLIGAECEKHCGLHLSMENLLVEVLNDDGTPTPAGSEGNVVITDLFNFGMPFIRYVNGDRAIAGFDSCPCGRGLPLLKQVVGRQLDTLDTPDGRKIPGEFFPHLIKDYPSIRRFQVIQETIQEITLKLVVEGGNLTLAERERLLSDIRRCAGTVVDVQLQLVDEIPLTKAGKLKVVVHAI; encoded by the coding sequence ATGTACGACAAACTGTATCGACATCTGCTGTTGCCATTTTTCGATGGTGTGGTGAAGCGCCGCCAAACGATGACCCATTGGCGGAATGCAGAACAGACTCAGTGGCTGAGCCGTGACGAACTCGAAAAACGGCAGCTCGAGGCACTGCGTCAACTGCTAGCACATGCGGATCGCACCTGCGCGTACTATCGCGATGACTGGAGTGCACGCAGTATGAACGTGTCATCACTGCAGTCGTTGAACGACTTTCAGCGTTGGCCGCTGATCACACGAGAAACCATTCGCCAGAATCGCCTGGCCATGCGCACCACCGCCGCCGTGAAACGAATGACGAAGGCGACGGGCGGTTCCAGCGGTGAACCGTTACAATTTGATCTCGACAGCGGAAGCAATGACCGGCGAACCGCCATGATGTGGCGAGGCTACAACTGGGCCGGCGGTGCTCCAGGCACCCGGCAGCTGTATGTCTGGGGAACGCCCGTGGGAAACATTCCCACCTGGAAGCGAATCAAGACCGATCTGCATCACCGGTTCGACAACCATCGGGTGCTGAGCTGCTTTGAATTTACGCCAGACAAGATGCGATCACATTTCGAGCGGATGAACAGTTACCGTGCAGACGTCATCGTCGCCTATACCAACCCACTTTACGAATTCGCCCGCTATCTGCAGCGGGAAGGCCTGACGCCGGTCGCGCCGAAATCCATCATCGTCGGCGCTGAAAAACTTCATCCGTTTCAGCGTGAACTGATCGAGCAAATCTTCCGCGCACCGATCTTTGAAACATACGGCTCACGCGAATTCATGCTGATCGGAGCGGAATGCGAGAAACATTGCGGCCTGCATCTGAGCATGGAAAATCTGCTGGTCGAAGTACTGAACGACGACGGCACTCCGACCCCCGCGGGTTCCGAAGGAAATGTCGTCATTACCGATCTGTTTAACTTCGGCATGCCCTTCATTCGCTACGTGAACGGCGATCGAGCCATTGCGGGATTTGATTCCTGTCCGTGCGGCCGCGGCCTGCCGCTGCTCAAACAGGTTGTCGGTCGGCAGCTCGATACGCTCGATACCCCCGATGGACGCAAAATTCCAGGCGAGTTCTTTCCGCATCTCATCAAAGATTATCCCAGCATCCGACGCTTTCAGGTCATTCAAGAAACCATCCAAGAAATCACACTGAAGCTGGTTGTCGAAGGGGGAAATCTGACGCTGGCCGAACGGGAACGGCTATTGTCGGATATCCGTCGATGTGCGGGAACGGTGGTCGACGTGCAGCTTCAGCTTGTTGACGAGATCCCATTGACGAAGGCAGGAAAACTGAAAGTCGTCGTGCACGCCATCTGA
- a CDS encoding GNAT family N-acetyltransferase, whose amino-acid sequence MTMTEQLPSPTTTRREILAFATDHDRAISDWAALFDRDPVANPYQHPDYVLAELRSKPIGRAIHPVVLRDGSEQECDAIGVLVPKTIRTNQVGGIGPGWSLQGLRLVGGSFLTADQSLETQSSLLSAAVAHSAKAGADFLLIEDLDEQSNLSHAALMPGVHNFQRFPVREIQARWRIDFPENEQDYWNRFSGRTRYAFRTRLKKIGAMELERITTVEQLPAFLAAAHEISKQSWQSRQFGLRIKNDETEKQLLSILAQHGFLRSYLMRIEGKPAAFAICHQHAGGFRYEEIAYCAEFSLLSPGETMLQQIIVDLFQHQKPNWFDFGGGDAEYKRKFGTNSGRSQTLWLVPRTWRAGSALSYLNTCRSVRSSVRSAIDACGLSTKVRQWLRYGHHSAQAATPAASTTANSVDQADSSDQIGR is encoded by the coding sequence ATGACGATGACCGAACAACTGCCATCACCGACGACCACGCGACGCGAGATTCTCGCGTTTGCAACCGATCACGATCGCGCCATTTCCGACTGGGCCGCGTTGTTTGATCGCGATCCCGTGGCGAATCCCTACCAGCATCCCGACTATGTTCTGGCCGAACTCCGCTCCAAGCCAATCGGCCGTGCAATTCACCCCGTCGTTCTGCGTGATGGGTCCGAGCAGGAATGCGACGCGATTGGGGTGCTCGTCCCGAAAACAATTCGAACGAACCAAGTCGGAGGCATCGGCCCAGGATGGTCACTTCAAGGATTGCGATTGGTGGGCGGCAGCTTCCTGACCGCCGACCAATCGCTTGAAACACAGTCGAGCTTGCTCTCTGCAGCCGTCGCACACTCGGCGAAAGCGGGTGCCGACTTTCTTTTGATCGAAGACTTGGACGAACAGTCCAATTTGTCGCACGCGGCATTGATGCCCGGTGTCCACAATTTTCAACGATTCCCCGTTCGTGAAATTCAGGCACGATGGCGAATTGATTTTCCCGAAAACGAACAGGACTACTGGAACCGCTTTTCCGGAAGAACGCGGTATGCGTTCCGCACTCGTCTCAAGAAGATTGGTGCCATGGAGCTGGAGCGCATCACCACCGTCGAACAGTTGCCGGCATTCCTGGCTGCGGCCCACGAGATCTCAAAGCAAAGCTGGCAGTCCCGGCAGTTCGGGCTCAGAATCAAGAATGACGAAACCGAAAAGCAATTGCTGTCGATCCTGGCGCAACACGGTTTCCTGCGCAGCTACTTGATGCGAATTGAAGGGAAACCTGCCGCGTTCGCAATCTGCCACCAGCACGCAGGCGGCTTCCGTTATGAAGAAATTGCCTACTGCGCCGAGTTCAGCCTGCTGTCACCGGGTGAAACAATGCTGCAGCAAATCATTGTGGATCTGTTTCAGCACCAAAAGCCTAACTGGTTTGATTTCGGTGGCGGCGACGCAGAATACAAACGCAAGTTTGGAACCAATTCCGGCCGCAGCCAGACACTGTGGTTGGTTCCGCGTACCTGGCGTGCGGGTTCGGCGCTGTCATATTTGAATACCTGCCGCAGCGTCCGTTCGTCCGTTCGGTCCGCCATTGACGCCTGTGGACTTTCAACGAAAGTCCGACAGTGGTTGCGGTATGGCCATCATTCGGCTCAGGCAGCGACACCCGCCGCGAGCACCACCGCGAACTCCGTAGATCAAGCCGATTCCTCCGATCAGATAGGACGGTGA
- a CDS encoding glycosyltransferase, giving the protein MKILFFSYAFPNPITPTLGTFNRTMIAGLATQHDVQVVSPVPFTEVWKASLTGQLPRGLNDSTFQAVPGVTTQYCTWYYTPKLLRTHYGDFMRRSVGRTLHRTLEAFRPDIVLSYWTHPDGEVAVAAAHQHGIRAVAMVGGSDVLINGRSGARRDSILNVLRAADGVVTVSEDIRNVLLLDGIPSEKVFTSRRGIDRHLFHDGDTTLARRKLGIPNDRPILLNVGRLVDVKGHKYLIEACRLLVDRGIQFRCEIIGDGPLRPAIEQQIDQHGLEETIKLRGSQSPAQLAEWYRAADLSILTSLSEGVPNVLLESIASGTPFIASNVGGIPEITDETFDRLVPAADPVALADAIADQLPRLQTFPCRSRRFEPQTVRQAAESFSALLRSIHSGRITSPDSKRSRHENDPNPSSNTRSDTSTASQSHITTPTPAETLAAEDEGARTGEHYQLRQAIQARIANGDQSAVAGRDRVRYIETVPSPSVQITPRQPPRYDDNAVIPREREGVLYGP; this is encoded by the coding sequence ATGAAAATCTTGTTCTTCTCGTACGCATTTCCCAATCCGATCACCCCGACTCTCGGGACGTTCAATCGCACCATGATTGCGGGACTGGCCACGCAGCATGACGTTCAGGTCGTGTCACCCGTTCCGTTCACCGAGGTCTGGAAGGCGAGTCTGACGGGACAATTGCCGCGTGGCCTGAACGATTCGACATTTCAGGCCGTGCCCGGCGTGACGACCCAATACTGCACCTGGTACTACACACCCAAGTTGCTAAGGACGCACTACGGTGATTTCATGCGGCGGAGTGTCGGCAGAACCTTGCATCGAACGCTCGAAGCGTTTCGCCCTGACATTGTGCTGTCGTATTGGACTCATCCCGATGGCGAAGTGGCCGTCGCCGCGGCACATCAGCACGGCATCCGCGCCGTGGCGATGGTGGGCGGCAGCGACGTGCTCATTAACGGACGAAGCGGGGCACGCCGTGATTCGATTCTCAATGTCCTTCGGGCGGCTGATGGCGTCGTGACCGTCTCGGAAGACATCCGCAATGTCCTGCTACTCGACGGCATCCCGTCTGAGAAGGTGTTCACATCACGACGGGGAATCGACCGTCACCTGTTTCATGACGGAGACACCACACTGGCGCGTCGCAAATTGGGGATTCCCAACGATCGCCCGATCTTGCTCAATGTCGGACGACTGGTTGACGTCAAAGGTCACAAGTACCTGATCGAAGCCTGCCGGTTGCTGGTGGATCGTGGCATTCAATTCCGCTGCGAAATCATTGGCGATGGTCCGCTTCGCCCCGCGATCGAACAGCAGATTGATCAGCACGGTCTTGAAGAGACGATCAAATTGCGTGGATCGCAGTCACCCGCGCAACTTGCCGAATGGTATCGCGCAGCCGATCTCTCGATTCTGACCAGCCTCTCGGAAGGGGTTCCGAATGTGCTGCTCGAATCCATTGCGAGCGGAACCCCATTTATCGCATCAAACGTGGGCGGGATCCCTGAAATCACGGACGAGACCTTCGATCGTCTCGTTCCAGCTGCCGACCCGGTCGCACTCGCCGATGCAATCGCCGATCAACTTCCCCGACTTCAAACGTTTCCTTGTCGATCGCGACGCTTCGAACCCCAAACGGTCCGACAGGCCGCTGAATCCTTTTCGGCGCTGCTGCGCTCGATCCATTCCGGACGCATCACGAGCCCCGATTCGAAACGGTCGCGGCATGAAAACGATCCGAATCCGTCTTCGAACACACGGTCGGACACCTCGACCGCGTCTCAATCACACATTACGACTCCGACCCCGGCCGAAACTTTGGCAGCCGAAGACGAAGGAGCACGTACTGGCGAACACTACCAATTGCGCCAGGCCATCCAGGCCAGGATTGCAAACGGGGATCAATCGGCAGTGGCTGGTCGCGATCGCGTACGATACATCGAGACTGTCCCAAGTCCCTCGGTCCAAATCACTCCCCGGCAGCCTCCGCGATATGACGACAATGCGGTTATCCCGAGGGAACGCGAAGGCGTCCTTTACGGTCCCTGA